A genomic window from Mesotoga infera includes:
- a CDS encoding 4Fe-4S binding protein has protein sequence MKNRYQKTRLAVQVIFFVLVLYISVGHYLAEKHIAELPGTASLHAVCPFGGVVTMYNLLTDGSYIQKIHPSNLFVMGGLFASLILAGAFFCGWICPLGSVQEWVGKLGKRVLRSHYNKVPVLLDKILKFGKYLMLLFVIIQTARTATLLFSNFDPYYNLFNIWTDEIAVTGYIAVILTLGASFFVERPFCRYACPLGAITGLFNSFSLIRIRRRPSTCIDCGLCDLACPVGIDVSKETVVRSPACNRCLKCVAVCPVDDKGTLTTRTFFSRSDTGKKGIPARIYILVAALAFLLPIMISLFVGAFETEKARVYVVPEDIKGSTSFAEIIDNYSVSREQLFNSLGIPESASVELKIKDITGILGFAGEEEIISREHIALLVENYNDPITSLAEHSKADFAEILSLVESSGLNGSDSVSEVMKEGPSGLFTHLFSGRWPNESSAVDTLAIEAPLEDHGKSTPIDIKGSTSLSEISSVVQDFDAFLEHFGIPKDEPAASQLKDLKTKFNIEISDIKEYLSEE, from the coding sequence GTGAAAAACCGCTACCAGAAAACACGATTGGCAGTCCAGGTAATCTTTTTTGTTCTTGTTCTGTACATAAGTGTTGGCCACTATCTTGCAGAAAAACATATTGCTGAACTACCCGGGACTGCAAGCCTTCATGCAGTCTGTCCATTCGGCGGTGTTGTAACAATGTATAATCTACTTACCGATGGCAGCTACATTCAGAAAATTCATCCTTCTAACCTCTTTGTCATGGGAGGATTGTTTGCCTCGCTTATTCTGGCAGGGGCCTTTTTTTGCGGGTGGATCTGTCCTTTGGGAAGCGTGCAAGAGTGGGTTGGAAAGCTGGGGAAGAGGGTACTTAGATCGCATTACAACAAAGTCCCCGTTCTTCTCGACAAGATACTGAAATTTGGCAAGTACTTGATGCTGCTCTTTGTGATAATTCAGACAGCTAGAACGGCAACTCTGCTCTTCAGCAATTTTGATCCCTATTACAATCTTTTCAACATATGGACCGACGAAATCGCTGTTACTGGCTATATTGCAGTCATCCTTACGCTCGGGGCTTCCTTCTTCGTTGAACGGCCTTTCTGTCGTTATGCTTGCCCGTTGGGAGCGATTACCGGTTTATTCAACTCCTTCAGCCTGATAAGAATTAGAAGAAGGCCTTCCACCTGTATTGACTGTGGCCTGTGTGATCTTGCATGCCCGGTCGGCATAGACGTTTCGAAAGAGACCGTTGTGAGAAGTCCAGCATGCAACAGATGCCTGAAGTGCGTTGCCGTTTGTCCAGTGGACGACAAAGGAACCCTCACTACAAGGACATTCTTCAGTAGAAGCGATACTGGAAAGAAGGGGATTCCAGCAAGGATCTATATTCTCGTTGCAGCCCTCGCTTTTCTGCTGCCGATAATGATTTCTCTTTTTGTGGGTGCTTTCGAGACGGAAAAGGCAAGGGTCTACGTTGTTCCCGAAGATATCAAGGGTTCAACATCTTTTGCTGAGATAATCGACAATTATTCCGTCTCAAGAGAACAGCTCTTCAACAGTCTGGGAATTCCCGAATCGGCTTCAGTAGAATTGAAAATCAAAGATATAACTGGAATTCTGGGTTTTGCTGGTGAAGAAGAAATCATTTCTAGAGAGCACATTGCACTCTTGGTCGAGAATTACAATGATCCTATCACTTCGTTGGCCGAGCACAGCAAAGCAGATTTTGCCGAGATTCTCTCACTCGTGGAATCCTCCGGTCTCAATGGATCGGATTCGGTCTCTGAGGTTATGAAGGAAGGGCCAAGCGGGTTGTTCACACATCTCTTCAGTGGAAGATGGCCAAATGAATCATCCGCAGTTGACACACTTGCCATTGAGGCGCCATTAGAGGATCACGGTAAATCGACTCCAATTGATATCAAGGGTTCAACAAGCCTTTCTGAAATCAGTTCGGTTGTTCAGGATTTCGATGCTTTTCTCGAGCATTTCGGCATACCAAAGGATGAGCCTGCGGCATCGCAGTTGAAAGACTTGAAAACAAAATTCAACATTGAAATATCCGATATAAAAGAGTATCTTTCGGAGGAGTAG
- a CDS encoding deoxynucleoside kinase, giving the protein MGKIIVFAGNVGAGKSTIAGAIAEGLGYKIHFESVSDNPFLEDFYYDQKRWSYHLQTYFLYHRYCSLKSAEENESTVFDRSIYEDKEIFARNLFETGKMSDREFKAYVTMFDSMIEYLKKPDLLVYIDADVDTILARIRRRGRQMETAVPIAYWEQLDKLYSSWIKEYDLSPVYKIDARSVDIVINPEKAQQITNEIMRIL; this is encoded by the coding sequence TTGGGTAAGATAATAGTCTTTGCCGGCAATGTCGGTGCCGGCAAATCTACAATAGCAGGTGCAATAGCAGAAGGACTGGGCTATAAGATTCACTTCGAGTCGGTTTCCGATAATCCTTTCCTTGAAGACTTCTACTACGATCAGAAGCGATGGTCCTATCATCTCCAGACTTACTTTCTCTATCACAGGTACTGCTCCCTGAAGAGTGCCGAGGAGAATGAAAGTACTGTCTTTGATCGTTCAATTTACGAAGACAAAGAGATTTTCGCCCGAAACCTCTTCGAGACCGGAAAAATGTCCGACAGGGAATTCAAGGCGTATGTTACAATGTTCGACTCGATGATCGAGTATCTGAAGAAGCCGGATCTCCTGGTCTATATTGATGCCGATGTTGACACTATTCTGGCGAGAATAAGACGAAGGGGAAGACAAATGGAAACTGCGGTCCCTATTGCCTACTGGGAACAGTTGGACAAACTTTACTCCAGCTGGATAAAAGAGTACGATCTTTCGCCGGTCTACAAGATAGATGCGAGATCCGTCGATATTGTGATCAATCCGGAAAAGGCCCAACAAATTACGAATGAGATTATGAGAATTCTTTAG